The sequence GTGATCACACAGGTCCCGATTTGATGGGCGGACACCCATCCCGCGTTTGGCCCCGAACTGATGACGGATGCGATCTGGGGATCCGAACTGCTCCAGCGGACGCGATCGCTGATGTCCGTATCACTGCCGGACGCATAGACGCCGCGAGCGGTGAAGAGTTCTTCCTGACCGATCTCCAGAGATTTGGTGGTCGGTTTTGTGCGGAGCCGGATGATGGGTTGGGGGGGCTCCGTGGGGGGACGAACCTCGAGGTTGTTCAAGCCTGGCGACGATATCCCCGTGACAGGATCGATGGCGACGATGGTGGTTGTTCCCGCGCTGTGTCCGGTAATTTCGCCGGGACTGCCGCCCGAATTCTTGATCGTGGCAATCGATGTATTCATGGACTGCCAGGTCACGACGCGACGCAAATCAGTCGTAAGCTCCCCGGTCGACAGTTGGCCGTAGGCATGCGCGTTACGGGAATCTCCGATGCGCACCGACAGGGGGTCGACCAGAATTCTCTGCAGAGTCCCCGAGACGCGGATCGTGGTCTTCCCCAGACTCGAACTGGCATAGAGGCCGCGCTCCGGGTCGAATGCATCTACCTGCACGCTTCCCTGGCGCAGGGGGCGAATACCGCCGGGGTTTTCATTCCCCGAGGTAACCACCGCGATCCCGGCCCTGCTGAGCAGGTAATCGACATCCTCGGTAATCTGCGTTCGGGTTCCGTCATCACGGTATGCATAGACGCGCAGCGGTAACTCCATATTGAGGCCGAGCAGGTATTCGGACTCCTCGAAGTCGATATGCGTCACGCGCGCACGGACGCGGGTGAATCCGTCGGTGTTGCGGAAGCCACTTTCGGGATCGTAAGCGGAAATATTGGTAGTACCGACCCGGTTTGCGGTGACCCTTGCATCTTGCTCGTCGTTGATGGTCACCGACGCGATCGTCGGGTCCGAGCTGCTCCACTGTACGCGACTGGTGATATCGACGTCGTAGCCGCTCTGGTACATGAGTCGTGCCGTAAAAGTCTCGGCAAGACCGACCTCGAGAGATTTTGTGGTGGGCTTGGTGCGGAGTCCGGTGATGGGACCGGCATCAACCCGAAGGTCGGCACTGCCCCTGTTGCTGTCATCGAAGTAGTAGAACTTCGCCTGAATTTTGACCTCGCCGGGGCCTCGGGCGATGACGGTGCCGGCACTCCCCGGTTCGTTGCTCATGCGTGCAACAGAAGATCTCGAAGTGGTCCACGTGGCGAACGAAGTGATTTCGACAGAGGTATTGTCCGAATATTCTGCGAAGGCCCGATAGGCGTATTCCTGATCCGGTTCGAGGACAATATTATTCGGCTCGACGCGGATGCCGACAAGGTAGGCCGCGGAAGAGGGTGTCGAGATCGAGCCGACCCACAAGCAAACCAATGCGACGAACCAGAGGCACTCAGTCGCGCGGAGATTTCGAATCGAGGACATGGGAGATATGAGAACGCCGACTCGCCGGCTCAAGATTCCCTCGAGCGGAAAATGCGTCGAACAACAAGACTTAAGTGTGTCATTTCAGGGTTTGGGAGGGAAGTTTAAAAATCGCTACATAGCCCCGATTTTGCACGGGCGGACGTGCTTCTGCGGAGCTGCCACAACTTTTCTCAGCGCAAAAGGCCCAGCGAATGCGGGGTATGCAATTTCGCAAGATCCGCGATAGAAGCCGAAGGCGATGGAGATGCGTTTTTCGGAGGCTGCAGAGGCATTTCGGGGTGAATTGCGGTCCTGGCTTCGGGATAATATCCCGGCCGGGTTTGGTACCGACAGTTGGCCTGAACCGGTTTCTCTGGCCGAGGAATTTTCCTTCCTGCGGGAATGGCAGGGGCGTCTGGCGCGCGAGCGATGGGTGGGCGTCCACTGGCCCGAGTCGCATGGCGGTCGCGGGGCGACCGCCGAGGAGAACTATATTTTCCAGGAGGAGATGGCCGCGGCGCGCGCGCCGGAAGTGATCAACCGCATCGGGGTCAATCTGGTCGGCCCTTCCTTGATGGCCCACGGAACCGATCGGCAACGAGAGCAGTACCTCCGCCGAATCCTTACCGCTGAAGATATCTGGTGCCAATTATTCTCGGAGCCGGGCGCGGGGTCGGATCTGACGGGACTGACGACTCGCATCGAAGAAGACGGGGATGCATTCGTGGTGAGCGGTCAGAAAGTCTGGACCAGTTGGGCCCAATACGCGGATTACGGCATCTTGCTCGGGCGCTCGGACCCTGCCGCATCGAAGTCTCGCGGAATCTCGTACCTGATCGTACCGATGCGGAGTCCGGGGATCGAAGTGCGACCGCTGCGCCAAATGACCGGATCGACCGAGTTCAACGAAGTCTTCCTCGATCAAGTGCGTGTGCCCCGCGAGAACCTTGTGGGGATGCCGGGTGA is a genomic window of Candidatus Binatia bacterium containing:
- a CDS encoding acyl-CoA dehydrogenase family protein → MEMRFSEAAEAFRGELRSWLRDNIPAGFGTDSWPEPVSLAEEFSFLREWQGRLARERWVGVHWPESHGGRGATAEENYIFQEEMAAARAPEVINRIGVNLVGPSLMAHGTDRQREQYLRRILTAEDIWCQLFSEPGAGSDLTGLTTRIEEDGDAFVVSGQKVWTSWAQYADYGILLGRSDPAASKSRGISYLIVPMRSPGIEVRPLRQMTGSTEFNEVFLDQVRVPRENLVGMPGEGWRIAQTTLAHERGTSPRQLVIHRMLLDDLLRLAAERGVDAQMRQKLAQAKIEVEIAKFNNWRTLTRLTRGEELGPESSFIKLYWSEMSQRMHETMMELLGPAGLLDGGPHAVAQGRLLRSWMYYRAASIFAGTSEIQRNIIAQRALGMPR